TATCCATAAGAGAATGTCTGATTtggttctttgttgttgttgtttttttatcttCTCACAGAGACCAAATGACCCAAAGACCGTGGAAAACATACTGACCCTCTTGGACCAAGACTTAGATGGACAGGTTGATTTTCAAGAATACCTCTTGTTGGTGTTCCAGTTGGTCCAAGCCTGCCATCGAAAGCTAGGTAAGAAGTCATGTGGACACAGAGCCTCCCAGCAGGAAGAGGGGCAGGAAGTAACCCAAGACACAGGCAGACCGCACAGGCAGAAGCCTGAGGGAGAGAGGCAGAACTCCTTCCACCGTCAGTCTGAGAGACAAAGTCAGGATGCCCAACACAATCAATCTGAGAGAAAAGATAGGGATTTCCATCACGGTCCAACTGAGAGACAGGGCCAGGACTTCAGCTATGATCAGTCAGAGAAACAAAATAGGGATTCGCACCATGGTCAGTCAGAGAGACAAGACAGGGATTCCTATCATGGTCAGTCAGATCAATATGAAAGACAAGGTCAAGATTCTGACTGTGGTCAAACACTGAGTCATGAGTCTAGCACTGGCCTGCCAAAACAGCAAGAATACATTTTTGCTTGCACTCTATCTGAGAAACCAGTTCAGTATTCTCACTATGGTCAGTCTGAAAGGCATGAACAACAATCAAGCTGTGGCCAGTCTGGGAGACTCAGACAAGACTCTCACTCTAGCCAGAACAACCAACAGGAATCCGATTCTCAAAATGGACAATCTGGGGAGCTGACTGAGGAATTGAGCTAcggtcagacagacagacaaggaCAGAGTTCTCACTAtggtcagacagacagacaaagacAGAGTTCTCACTAtggtcagacagacagacagggtcAGGGTACCCACTATGATCAGATAGACAGACAAGGACAGAGTTCTCACTAtggtcagacagacagacagggtcAAGGTTCCCACTAtggtcagacagacagacaagaaCAGAGTTCCCACTAtggtcagacagacagacagggtcAGGGTACCCACTATGGTCAGACAGAAAGACAAGGACAGAGTTCTCACTAtggtcagacagacagacagggtcAAGGTTCCCACTAtggtcagacagacagacaaggaCAGAGTTCTCACTAtggtcagacagacagacagggtcAGGGTACCCACTATGGTCAGACAGAAAGACAAGGACAGAGTTCCCACTAtggtcagacagacagacaaggaCAGAGTTTCCACTATggccagacagacagacagagtcAAGGTTCCCACTATggccagacagacagacagggacAGGGTTCCCACTATggccagacagacagacagggtcAAAGTTCCCACTATGGTCAGTCAGACAGACAGGGTCAAGGTTCTCACTAtggtcagacagacagacaaggaCAGAGTTCTCACTAtggtcagacagacagacaaggaCAGAGTTCTCACTAtggtcagacagacagacaaggaCAGGGGTCCCACTAtggtcagacagacagacaaggaCAGAGTTCCCACTAtggtcagacagacagacagggtcAGGGTTCCCACTATggccagacagacagacaaggaCAGAGTTCTCACTAtggtcagacagacagacaaggaCAGAGTTCTCACTAtggtcagacagacagacaaggaCAGGGGTCCCACTAtggtcagacagacagacaaggaCAGAGTTCCCACTAtggtcagacagacagacagggtcAGGGTTCCCACTATggccagacagacagacaaggaCAGGGTTCCCACTATggccagacagacagacagggtcAGGGTTCCCACTATggccagacagacagacagggtcAGGGTTCCCACTATggccagacagacagacagggtcAGGGTTCCCACTATggccagacagacagacaggatcAGGGTTCCCACTATggccagacagacagacagagtcAAGGTTCCCACTATggccagacagacagacagggacAGGGTTCCCACTATggccagacagacagacagggtcAGGGTTCCCACTATGGTCAGTCACAGACTGGGGAAACTGAAACACTAGGACAAAATAGATGCTCCCAAGGGACTCAGGGAACAGGAAGAAGCTCAGATGGTGAACAGTCAGGAAAGTCAGGGAGAGGCAATCAACAGACTCCAGGGCAGGAAATGAAGCAAAACCAGAGACAGGAGTTCCAGCCCAGGGAGGAGCAAAAGCAGAACTTGGAGccttggaagcctgaggcagacAGCCAACATCACCAACACAAACTCCTAGGGCAGATCCGGCAAGAAAGGCCGTTTTGTCATGAAGGGCAATCAGGCAGGAGTGAGCAGAGCCACAGGCAGGTCCAGACCAGGCAAAGCCAGGACAAGGAGCAGAGCCACAAAGCAGAGGAAAAGCGCCATCAAAGCTGGGATAGACACAGCCGTGAGGGTCAGGAGGGCTCATGTGAGGCCCAGGACAGAAGAAGCCACGAAGAGGAAAAGCACCATCAGACAGAGGACAGACAGACCTCTGCAGATGAACAGAAGCGCCAGAGACAAAATAGACCAACTCACAAAGAGGATCAACACCAACAACAACAGGATAAACAGAACCATGAGAAGACAGACAGGTACAAGGGGTCCCCAGGTCAACAGTCCCAAGGACCCCAGCAAGAGAAATTCCACATGAACGAGGATGACCACAGCCAAAGCTCCCAAGGGGGACGATTCCATCCAACCCAAAGCCGTGGAAGGCTCCAGAAAAGTGAACAGGGTGGAGGTCACCCCACCAAGACTGCTAATGTCCCCAACCCCTTCTACGCCTACGTTCAAGAGCTGAAACGACATAACTACTAGGCTATGTGCGAAGTCAAAGAAGACACCCCCATGAAGGTCATCTTTATTCTGTTTAAAAGTTGAAGAAGTTTATCTTCCTTTTATCTACCTGCAGGGATGCTTTTGAGAACTAGGATTCACTTTTAAGGCATTTCAGGCTTTCAAGCAGCAATCCTAGGATTTTCTGGTTGGGTGAAATCTAAGTAGTAAATTGGGTGAAAGAATCAAATCTTAATTTTGATCAATCTAGGGATTTAAATCATTTCTTGGTTTGCTCTCTGAACAAGTGAgacttggttggatcactgaaaGATAGAACACTTCTCCTTAAAGTTCAGAAACAGGAAAACTATGCCAAAGATTTACATTACAACTAAAGCGAAGAAACTTGGGCTTGGGTGGGCTTTGGCTCCGGTGCATAAAACATCAGAAACTGCAAGCATCGCAGTCTAGACTAGAATGAAACACCGTGAGAGGCTTCCAGGAGACCATCCAAAGTCACTGACATCCCCCACGCCCAGGCCCTACCCCTCAGCAGAGGGAGTATCCATCAAGTGCCTGTCACAAGAACTGACTGAACCCATTCCAACTCAATGCCTTTCTAGTTTCcaatcacataaaaatagaaagcatatGTCATCTGTTAGCAGATCCCCAAAGGCTATGGATCCCCATGATCCATAGCTTCCAAGTCCTGAAAACCCTTCCCAATAAAATCGATGTGCAGACCACAGACTTGTATTCAAATACTCAATAAACGATTGGTGAGCAATGACTTTGatggctttttcttcttctctgtggAACCATGTTATCTTTAATTGTGGGCCCTTTTCCAAGAATAAGACCTCATTTCCTGACTTCTGACTTTCTGGGCTGTGATAAAAATAAGGATCaacatgaaacaaataaaaaaagagtcaaaATGGAACTTATCTAAACATAGCTTTTGGCTCCCTCCCCCACCAAGGAGTTACATTTGACTCTTACCCCTCATTCACGGCCACATTCAAATGGTCACTGATTTTTGCCAATTCTGCATCCTCCATGATTTCTGAGTATCTTCTTATATCTCCATCTCCTCTtgccttaattttcttttttcagagaGGCTCCCTGGTAACTTTATTAACTTATTAGCATGGCTCATGGACCCTTTACTCTCTGACCCAAGATGACCTTACTCAGCCCAATCTAATGAGAGGCCATTCCCAGGAGTATCCAGTGCTCCCGTCATGCCAAGCACTTGGCCTTTTCTTAGTTCACTGGGGTCTTTCATGAATCCATATCTTTAAATACAACATTTTATCATCCTGAAAATTCCCTCCCTGTTTTCTGCCTGGTCAAAACCCAGACATTCCTTGGGTCCCAGTTAAGACATCACCTCTTTTGAGCAGCCTTCTTAGACATGCCAAGCAGTGATTTTTCCTAATCCCCACTCACTTCTGTTATATTGTTTGGCCCATCTGTAAATTATCCTCCCTGCCAAACTGGGGATAAGACCTCATCAGCTCAGCTTGGTACTGCTCAGCTCTTAGTGTAGCCACTGATGTTCAGTGCCCCTCAATAACTgtttagaaatagagaaaatgatTCTGGCCTCAGAATAAATTTAACtggacatttattgagcatcctcTGTACATAAAACACAGGATAAGACAAGAGAGACTAAATGAACCTCTTACAAAATTAgagctcaataaataaaacagtaacctttttaactatttttaacaAAAAGGATGTTATGCCTAGAATAATGAGGGCTGGATTATTAGAAATCTGCAAGAAACTCCTGGGACTACTGAGTTCAATATATCACCTGAGCTATAATTCAGGATTCAGAAACCTAGGATCCTGAAGCTGCTGGCATTGCTACCAAAATTGCCTGCCAACAACCACACCTCTataaaattgctttccaaaacaaacaaccaaaatcATAGAATGATGACCTCTGACTCACTCTTACCTTTCAAATGCAAGCACATCTAATtggaaaaaaacattaatttgcaTCCACaactgttggtgcagcgacttgtggtagtgccggggtatttttgctgatggtgtcatcggtggtacaatttttccaaaaggagccttcaattggcttggtgtatcctcctcccttctgcttgtgatggtagttcagctaaaatttgggggccaacagaggtgaggcaaagaacctcacccccccactggtgcataggcctatccacaagtatggctgtatgctggaccagtagtcagtgacgggtaagatccaattacaatgg
This sequence is a window from Marmota flaviventris isolate mMarFla1 chromosome 10, mMarFla1.hap1, whole genome shotgun sequence. Protein-coding genes within it:
- the Rptn gene encoding repetin, whose product is MAELLNSILNVIKAFQMYAKENCTSLSKKELKQLLLTEFGDILQTDRQGQGSHYGQTDRQGQGSHYGQTDRQGQGSHYGQTDRQGQGSHYGQTDRQDQGSHYGQTDRQSQGSHYGQTDRQGQGSHYGQTDRQGQGSHYGQSQTGETETLGQNRCSQGTQGTGRSSDGEQSGKSGRGNQQTPGQEMKQNQRQEFQPREEQKQNLEPWKPEADSQHHQHKLLGQIRQERPFCHEGQSGRSEQSHRQVQTRQSQDKEQSHKAEEKRHQSWDRHSREGQEGSCEAQDRRSHEEEKHHQTEDRQTSADEQKRQRQNRPTHKEDQHQQQQDKQNHEKTDRYKGSPGQQSQGPQQEKFHMNEDDHSQSSQGGRFHPTQSRGRLQKSEQGGGHPTKTANVPNPFYAYVQELKRHNY